The Polypterus senegalus isolate Bchr_013 chromosome 5, ASM1683550v1, whole genome shotgun sequence genome includes the window GTCAATCTACCACACTACACAGAGATTAATAACCTTTCATAAGTTTTTTGAAGACCAAAAgaggcctttgttaaggtcttgttacatgagAATAAATGAGTAATTGATGTGTTTTTGAAGTACCTAAGCTAAAGTGTTACTGGCAGGTTTTCTATCATTTGAAATTGATGACCTTTCAGGGTGGATTTCAACTTCAGGAGCAAAAACAAGCTCTCAGGGGCTGCACATCCACGTTTCTTCACCTATTATGGCATGTTTTACCAGCATTTGAAATCTAACAACCTCTAACTGTTAGTGACATGGTTTGCTTTTTGCTCAACTGTCAAGAAATGCGGCACAACATTTTGCAGTAACACAATGCAGTTCTTCAGTGAAAATTGTGACACAAACTTTTACCGATGCCTACATCTTCAGCAACTTCATTGACACTTAGGCGATgattttaacaaatcaaagcacacactttCTGAATGTGATCATCGTCCTGTTTTGCAAACATATATCCAATCTGAAATGTTGATACCATGTGTATCACTGTGTACGACTTGGATCTTTTTAAAGTTCTCGGTAAATGTTTTTGACAGTTTCACACAGAATTTCATGGAAACATGTTGCTCTTCAAGAACCATATTTCGacttgaaaaaatcaaaaaaggcacAGGAGACATCGCTCTACTGCAAGTACTTGATGACAAATTGACGTGACATGATCGAGCAAATAGGGATTTGGTCAAGGGCACCACTACACACCGAGTCAGATCCCTGTTTAAGAAGATTCATTTCTTTTTGGACAGACCTTGTATATTATATTCTCAGGTCAGATCAGGGTGGGGAGCATGACTGACATTaccacacccactacatggcgaaacagctcgggatccagGTTGTCGACCACCCAGACAGACACGTGGTCCAATCCCATCCTCTGGAAAAGACTATTTAtatgcctcagccaggtgttatgtgagcatccccttggcctgatccaacCAATCGGGTCCTTAACCATGACAATCCTGTGAGCCAGTTCACCCTCTGGGAATGTTGTCactggctgtagtgccgtaactgacgctccctcacaatgcagataatgttcCTCATTCTTGACTCTATAAGCAACCGtttgttcgacacaaagtcaagccagcagtacaatacaatacaatttatttttgtatagcccaaaatcacacaagaagtgccgcaatgggctttaacaggccctgcctcttgacagcccccagccttgaccctctaagaagaccagaaaaaactcccaaaaaacccttgtagggtaaaaatggaagaaaccttgggaaaggcagttcaaagagagacccctttccaggtaggttgggcgtgcagttggtgtcaaaaagaaaggggtcaatacaacacagtacaatacacagaacggaacaaatcctcaatacagtataaaaataaaaatattacaagaacggagcagaatttaacagtagatgatcccataatatgatttggatttgttcagagtcctgtagacctcatccatcaagctgcctcccccatttggccattccacagctgagtcggtgctgggccagccaatctgatgaaaggatccctctacccgatgattcctgcgattctccatcagggatgactttaccttaggcaggcaaaacaacttgtcaggtgggccgtggcaccaattgccacatttgagtactgataagagaaacagaataggtgagtgtTAGTAACAAATCagaactatcatattacttatgttttagtgctaatgattaacaacagagatgcagtctgtacagttaatcagcagctctagtcagggtgtgctaaactgaagtagtgagtcttcagatgggatttgaaagctgagaccaaaggggcatctcttacccaaagattctctgaaATGATGcaatactgaaggagtccagtcttcatctcaggtcactggatagcgtccatatctcgcAACCCTTTGgcaaaacagaaagcaccaggacactgaagacttggaccttcgtccttttgtatagatattagGAGCACcagacacccctttccagcaacttaatgaccccccatgctctcccagtccatcatcTGATTTCATATGAAGAGTTGCTGCCACGGTAAGTAAACCccttgacgaggtcgacactctaaccgcagacagacacactgctgatggctgtgcccaagaggtcattaaaggcctggatcttggttttttttCAGGACACtagcaagtccagacactcagactcctcactctgaGTCTCTCGAGAACCCCAATCAGAGGCTCCAttaactctgtgaagatcacaacatcatcagtaaagtcaagatcagtgaatctttcttcaccaacagatgcccacaGTCGTCATATTTAAAGTCTTTTTATGTCCTTATTTATTCAgagaaactttttttaattgaaaattcctttttgcatttattcactgttatttattattggttaacttaattttctttgttttttaattacccCGATTAGCACTGTGCAACACAGTAATAATCATCATAaccattatgtaaatgaaatcaaCATATGTATGAATTAATACAACAAAACATAATTGTGAACatcgaaataaaataaaaatggtcttGTGAGCAAACCAGTGACTTTTTTCCCCAGGGGTGCCCCTGCTGCCACATCATATTTTATTAAcaccttaaatttcttcatttttcctgctttgcTCAGACCAGCACCAGCTCAttgagcgtgtgtgtgtatgtttgtgtattcTAATGTGACGCCTTCTTCTTGTATTTCAGGTTCTCAGCAGCCAGGCATGCAGCCCTACGGTGGCCCAGGAGGATCGGTCAACCCAATCGCGCCAGCTTTCCAGGTGCAGCCCAAATCTCCACACCTCAATCCTCCTTACCCACCGCCACCTTCTTACTGCAACCAGCCTCCTCCACCCTACGAGCAAGTGGTGACGTCATCTGAGAAGTAAAAAGCTGGGACCTGCAGTGGCTGGGCAACatctttctgtgttttgtttttaatgatcgTATGATATATGGTGCAGCCTGTTCTTAACCAGGgagaatgtttaaaataaataaataaataaaatccaggtGGATTGCCTGGAGTCGCCCAAGTGAACGACTTGAACCTGGCTGTGCAATGTGAAAGAAATCTACTCAAATGGTGTGGGAGGTCAGCGTTGGAGAGGCTTcttttctaatacatttagagTTTTCTTGTGCGGTGTGTTTCCTAGATGTTGGATTAATGCTATTTAGGACTTAAATATGGGACAAGGGTTTACATTGTTATTTTTCCAGTTTATCTTGTTGTTCGTTTTTTCCTTAATATATTATACATGTACAGTTATTCTGGTGTGAAAATTGAAGCTGCAAATTTAACATCAAGTGCCTGGCGAGCAGAGTGCGAGAGAGAGAAGCTAGTAGTTGACCGCGGAGCTGAGACTGAAAGTGCGCTGTGGGTCCTGTGTGTGATATGATGAGGAAGAATTGAGAAGGAATTCACTGGAAACTGTGTAGCTTGACAGATGCAGTTCCCATGTGAGGGACCAGAAAGCCCCTTGGCAGTTCTGTGCATCCTCTGACGTGTGGTCAAGACACACAGAGCCACCCatggatttcttttttgtttcagtcGAATCACACCTGTAGGACACAACAGTCATTTTGAGGCCTGCATTTCTTACAGGTGTGGAATTATGAGACGATTCCAGAGGTTTACGTCCACTTATCGCAATGCCAAGAGAGCGTATTTACGAGCACAAGCAATATTAGGAAGACTTTGAGGAACACAGAAAATGACTGTCATTTAagatgtttcatctcctgttgaCTCCTTTGTTTCCTGAATGTTCCTTTATCTATTTTTGGAACGTCGAAGCACAACTCATTAACTAGACCATCTTAACATTCTGAGAGGTACCCAGGACTGTCGAAACTGTTCTGACGTAGTTCACGTGCAAATTGCAGTTCTACACTCTGCCAAACTCGCCGTttctggttttcattccagctgAACAAACTATTCATATCATTTcagatttcatttctgtttttatcttgtccaggaaagtttggtttaaatttaaatggtTAATGGGATTGTGGTAAATTGTAGCACCTCAGAGGTTTCTAATCTAGCTTTATAAATGGTTTGCTCTGGAATGTTTAGTGACAGTGAATCCTACTAAGGCTAGCATCACTCTTGATCTTGTTGCCTCGAGGATATTACATGACTACATTTAACAGAGGATAATGCCAGTCTACATGACTCCCTCACCACTCGTCAGCAAGTTTCATATTTCCTACTGCATCACAGAAGCAGCGCTAGGTTGTCAGCTGATCCACATGGAGCATCTCTGTGGCATGACAAAGGTGAGATGTCAAATAGTTGGCTGATATGACTCCAAAGTTCCATGAACCTCTCTTCTGCGTTCTTAACTTCTGCAGCTTTCATAAGCTGCTGGTTGTCTTTTAAAGTCTGCTCACATGTTGAAAAGTCCATCCCTGCCCAGGGTGCCCTGCGTTGACTGAGTGAGCTAATGATGGATGTGGGCCTAAACAAGCGAGGAGTCATTTGGCTGTTCTGCATTGAGAAACTGGAGCAGTTTGATCCGTAtccaaaaaatggaataagatgTTAAAAGTTAGTGTCTTTTACCTCATGTGTAActtcaattaataattatttaatatttctttagTCACTAGTTTGAAAGGGAGTAAATCATGCTTGGCATGCAACCAGTTTCATGACTTCAGGCATACTTAATCCTACAATAAATGCTACTTTTCATATATGTGTGTGAAAACGAAACAAGGTTGATGTGTCACTGGGGAAAGCTGATGAAATGTACAAACTGTTTGGGTTGTGATAactgagaaaacattttaatcagaATTAGATTTTGTTCTACCAAACAAACCATATGTTTCCTAAAAAGCAAAGCAGATACTGCTTATTATAATAATCCAACGGCTTCTTGAGAAATAAAgaaactgcaaataagaaagcaaATTCTGTTAAAAAGCTCACCTGGAATGAAAACCGCTAACTGGCAAGGGGTTTGGTGGGTTGCAATGGCATAGCGGGTTTTGTTGCAGCGTCATTTGATCATTTCTGTGTGGTGCGCCCCTTCTTACAAAGCATACCAGATTATTGGATGGTAAATTGGAGTTTGAGGTTTAATCATTTTAGGTCTCCCAGCAGGGACTTTATTCTTTCGATtcattaattagtttttttttcctttgttcattCTGAGCAATTGGTTTTACGTAGAATTTTTGTGAAGCTGTGCTTGTTTACCTTTATGACCAAAATgcgttaaaaaaatgaaataacaataatcctTTCACTCTGTGGAAGATCATtccatttttagaaatgtttttaagaATTGTAAATACTGATAGCTGTAGTATTAATAAGCCATTAAAGAATTTCCTTCCATATGTTTGGTTCATGTACTGTATCTACTGTAAATTGACCCAGTTTTTAAGAAGATGAATAATTGTGGGTTTAAAAGGGGTGATGGGTAATATTTAATCTCTggctgaatattttcttttttttttcttaattttagttGTTAACAGTTTCATTTAAGAGGCATTGAATATTTTCAACCAAAGGTGTCAAGAGTGTGTATAAGTATGTGACATCAAAAATGTAAGATAGTAAATTATGACTCGGAACACTggcaaccatttttttttctcaaaagtcttCCTTCCTGAGCAGTCTTTGGTGATTATCATAGACAGCTTTAAGATGAAAGCAAATATTATAGCACACTAACTGTATCATGTAGGAGTTTGGTGAAACGTGACATTAATGTTtgttgaatttagtgtgtttaatcacttaatgttATGCACTCATTAGAGTAGATCAACTGaactacaaatgttttcctgctgattttcatttacaCTCTTCTTTTGGTGTCAAACAACAGTCAGCCTGCAATGGTGGATTCCACTTGCTCAGTTACTGTTTTTTCATGGTGAAACCTTTCATGTACGTGACTGACTGCACCAAGTCCAAATGCGAATGTAGAAAATGTGACTTGCTTGCTTGTGTATGCTTGTGGCATGTTATCAAGCAGCTGGACATAGTTTGGTACTCTGTTGTTAGTAAGACAGTTCTCAAGAACAGGGGTTGccatctccagtcctggaggaccaccgtggctgtaggttttcatgctaacacttttcttaatgagtgacctgtttttgctgctaattaacttcttttgaactgcagtagagtctcgcttatccaacataaacaggccggcagaacgtcggataagcgaaaatgttggataatgggaggtgttaagaaaaagcctattaaaagtcaaactatgttatcattttacacattacgaacctaataatcatgttttacaacaaaaaaaaaccagaaaaaattaactgaaaaaatgaacttacagttacagaattgtctgacattaaatacagtatgtactgtacttaaaaagttcagtcctgtgatgatttaaagacatttttgatcgtagtctgctttcctgacgagtgccgtttcttcgctgtcaagtctcgccatctttgcagcatcattatgtcgattcctgtagcttcttcttgttgctcaatgtaattaattgcaatttctagagccttaactccgtcactcatataatcaacatccgtatgagcgtatactgtttactacagcattgtgactgcgtgtgtgtgtgtgtgtgtttatgctgtgacgtgcgagtccctgtcttgcacccgaatacacaaagctgagtctcagtactttagcaacaccagccttattcagcttgaaacagcaacagcgcagttatttattttagtgggatctgccattctcctatacacagacacagcagtcaggcaggctTGGGGGGAAAGTAACACTGTGCACTGCGTATttctaatgttccttgtatcacccatcgacggcaggcacttatagcatgtccacgatctttaCAAATTTGCTTttatggtgaactgctacagcgctgggagaccgcgattgctttgggacgctcttccgcgttttgtcccattgggtggaagtTTAGAagctccctcacaccagccatgattctttttaaaggtaaagtgcaggttaatttgctttatgtattgttggggtacagcccggatacagacaggtagacatgttgtttcaccacacacctgGGACGCGCCACTTTGGCACCGCTTCCGAGGCTTTCTCGCCCCTCTGGTCTGCACCGCTCTCGCCTCTACAGTCCTcgccagccggggcaccatcCAGTCGCCAGTGGAGCGTCCCCCCACGGagcagcccgttccaggagggcaggttcccaacggggCAGTTCCAACGGCTCGTCGGGGTTTCAGACCTGCGAAGaaacaaaagggagggccagaagcgctGCCTGGACACTCGTACCGGGCGTCCTGTCGATCTCCACACCTGCAGCGCTTGAACCAGATCCTCCCGCCGTCGCTAGCCCTCGACTTGCCTGAccggttccatgcccgtccgttcTTCAATGCCGGGTctgctctcgcaggcggctcctccacctgcccaggattctccctctgcctccgcagaggacggccatTCCTcggacgtgtgcacccagcaACACGTCCCGTCCTGTTGGAAGAACCGGCATTCTCCCCTAGATTCTTCCTatcactctgggacgccctgacggtctgagtctccttattgtgcaaaaagagactccttcccgtctgcgtccctgtagagcggGGCGAGACTGCCACCGATTCGGGGCGGAGGGCACTAGGACCTCGGGCACTCAACAGCCTGTGTCCTGCTAGccctctcgctgtctctcccctcatcACGTGCAAAGCCCCCCGCAACGCATCTACTGTCGGAGAACTGCATACTCGATGCTGATTGTTGTTATCACAGGCAATTTTGGCAGATTCTCACATATATTCTTCACGGGGACGGCTTTGATTACCTTCCCTGCTGCGTCCATCCGGCTGAAGTCTCCAGCGCTGCGCCGATCTGCCCACTGTCACAGCGTCTTCACGGATACGATCTCCTTCACCTCCAGCTCCATCAAACCTTTACAGATGACGCGTATTACCTGCAAAAGCGACTCTGCGGGCTGCAGGCATTCCTCCAGCTCACGCAGAGCCACCGGCAAGCACAAAGGGTTATCCGATGGCTGCCCTACCTTCCAGTGAGGCAGATCCGCTGGCCACCCCCTGCGGGGTCCTTCCTCCGGCCCCATCAGATCCTTCTTCAACACGGGATTGATATTCCTGaggcccgcctccatccaatcatcggGGGCGCACCAGTCACACCAACCAATCCTGTGCCCGCCTCAGGGCGCGACTTCCAGTTCTCGGCCGTTTTGGATCTATTTCTCCTGGTGCGGTGACGTTGTTCCAAGCAGCTTCGCAGCTGCTGCGGCCTATCGAGCTGCAGCGACTCCGTCGACAACAGCCCAAGGATTGGCACGCTGTTGCCACCGATGCGGATCCGGGCAGTCCCTGCCTGCAACACAAAAAGTAAGTGTGCCCCGCAGGGCCGTTCGCCAtggggcagggcactcacctcccggatcccgtctctCTGGGGCAGCAGGATGTCCTCCGCGACAGCGGGCCTGCAGGAGCCCGCTGCAGTTCGGCAACGTCTTTTCTCGTCATCCCGCACCAGGGGAATATGGTCCGTTGGTGGACCGGTGGCGGTCCGTGAGGTGATTCGCTCCCGCAGGGTCGTGCGTGCGCCGACTGGGCTAACCTGCTGTTCCGGACtgcccacaaaattattttttcggggtccctgccttgtatcaggcaggaagtcccatctgggatgccattgtggggtacagcccagacacagacaggtagacatattgtttcaccacacacgtgtttatttacaacactataatacaaataaagtgcacaaacccagtgccgcagcaccaatcaccccttcaagtcctggccgcacgacaatgccttgctcattcctcagaccgcctccactactttcctccgagctccgtccacttccacccgactcttgctatcgactggagggaggccccTTTTATGTACGCCCGGATGGGTTCctggtgcttcctgaggagcttccgaagcaccaactgtgtagccagaagccctccgggtgttcctgctcctcttccccccccagcacttcctgatgtggcggaagtgctgggctctagGTTTCTTTAGGCACTGGGGccaagggcccctacagggttgggcttccaagccccttacccgaggccaccaacaaaaccaacgtggttgccccctcatggtcgggaggaggcaccagtcCTACTCCGGTACcctcgggcatcccggctgggctacACCCCCAGCCACCCGTGAcagtgtttttactttatattttgtattaatcatttttatatgaatagttttgggttgtggatcgaatcatctgagtttccattatttcttatggggaaattcgcattgatatactgtacgagtgctttggactgcgagcacgttacCAGAACGAactatgcttgcaaaccgaggttccactgtaattagctgcggtagagtcgggagcaacaaaaaataaactacgctggcaacttgcagttcttgttgccgattgatgcgtttttttgtttttcttttgcggtgggacgtcggataatatggaatgtcggataagcgaaggtaggataagcgagactctactgtaattgtaattgacttgctcttgaagactcagaccccttaattgtttctttttccttaattagcagtcaaacaataatgagatacttaatgaaccaaaacaactggtgtccatcacacaatatctgaaaagaaaggtgaaggtctcaggaatgttgatctgcttagGTCCACAAAACAGTTGagcagagctcttagaaaagagaaaaccaacaatttcagaaatgtctgctaatacaccacgagag containing:
- the LOC120529584 gene encoding uncharacterized protein LOC120529584: MRGETARGLAGHRLLSARGPSALRPESVAVSPRSTGTQTGRSLFLHNKETQTVRASQSDRKNLGENAGSSNRTGRVAGCTRPRNGRPLRRQRENPGQVEEPPARADPALKNGRAWNRSGKSRASDGGRIWFKRCRSETPTSRWNCPVGNLPSWNGLLRGGTLHWRLDGAPAGEDCRGESGADQRGEKASEAVPKWRVPGVW